A single Eubalaena glacialis isolate mEubGla1 chromosome 18, mEubGla1.1.hap2.+ XY, whole genome shotgun sequence DNA region contains:
- the FXYD1 gene encoding phospholemman, giving the protein MASLSHILVLCVGLLAMVNAEAPQEHDPFTYDYQSLRIGGLIIAGILFILGILIILSRRCRCKFNQQQRTGEPDEEEGTFRSSIRRLSTRRR; this is encoded by the exons ATGGCATCTCTCAGCCACATCTTGGTTCTTTGTGTGGGTCTCCTCGCCATGGTCAACGCAG aaGCGCCACAGGAACACGACCCATTCACCtatg ACTACCAGTCCCTGCGGATCGGAGGCCTCATCATCGCCGGGATCCTTTTCATCCTGGGCATACTCATCATCTTGA GCAGAAGATGCCGGTGCAAATTCAACCAGCAGCAGAG GACTGGGGAACCTGATGAAGAGGAGGGAACTTTCCGCAGCTCAATCCGCC GTCTGTCCACCCGCAGGCGGTAG
- the FXYD7 gene encoding FXYD domain-containing ion transport regulator 7, translating to MATPTQVPTKVPQEPDPFYYDYDTVQTVGMTLATILFLLGILIIISKKVKCRKADSRSESPTCKSCKSELPSSAPGGGGV from the exons ATGGCGACCCCGACCCAGGTCCCCACAAAGG TTCCTCAGGAACCTGACCCATTTTACTACG ACTATGATACTGTCCAGACCGTGGGCATGACTCTGGCTACCATATTGTTCCTGCTGGGCATCCTCATCATCATCA GCAAGAAGGTGAAGTGCAGGAAGGCGGACTCCAGGTCTGAGAG CCCAACATGCAAATCCTGTAAGTCGGAGCTTCCCTCCTCAG cccctggagGTGGCGGCGTGTAG